In the Desulfosporosinus acidiphilus SJ4 genome, AAAATTGTTACAGCAATATAGGCAAATAATCCAGCAAACAGACCGCCGATTAGGGAATTAACGAATAAACCATGGGAACTGTGTTTAATCAGCTTTGGAACTTCTAGTATGCCGGCTCCGGCAATGATAGGAGTGGCTAACAACATAGAAAAGCGTGCGGACTCCTCGTGTTTAAGTCCCATCCAAAATCCTGCTGTCATACTTGCTCCGGAACGAGAAAAGCCTGGAACCAAAGCCAAAGCTTGAAATAAGCCGACGACTGCCGCCTGCCCGTAAGATAAGTCATTGATGCTTTTCGTGCCTCGCTTCTTCATTTTTTCACCAAAAAATAATAACAGACCATTAATAATTAGAAAGATGGCGGCTGTTGTCACATTGCTGAACATATTGGTAATATGTTTTTCTAAAACAAACCCGATCAAAGCTGCCGGAATCGTCCCAACCAGAAGTAACAAAAGCAAACGTAATGAAACCTCTTTGCCGGAATTAATAATTGAACGGATTATTCTCATCCAGTCGTCCCGGAAAAAGATCAATAAGGCCAGTGCAGTACCAAGATGAAGCATAACTACGAAAGGTAAAAAATTCATCTTTAAGAACTCAGGATTAAGATTCCAGTGAAAGACATAAGGGGTAAACACATTATGAGCCACACTGCTAATCGGAAACAACTCAGTGATACCTTGGACAATAGCAATAATAATCGTTTGTAATAAAGTCATTACTTGAGCTAGCCTCCCTATCTATTAATGTTCAGGCTATTAGCCTTCCCTATTAATTATAATATTACATAAGAGGGAATGCTTGTCTATCTCTGTTAAATCGGTGTTAAAATTCGATAAAGATCTCAATTCACCAAGCCAGGCATAATAACAAAAACATCCTTAAGCGGCGTGTTCATTCTGGACATCTCTCCGAGTAACAGTCAGGTAACCGACAATGGCAACGATTATAATAGGATATTTTCAGACCGCTTCTTTCA is a window encoding:
- a CDS encoding undecaprenyl-diphosphate phosphatase; amino-acid sequence: MTLLQTIIIAIVQGITELFPISSVAHNVFTPYVFHWNLNPEFLKMNFLPFVVMLHLGTALALLIFFRDDWMRIIRSIINSGKEVSLRLLLLLLVGTIPAALIGFVLEKHITNMFSNVTTAAIFLIINGLLLFFGEKMKKRGTKSINDLSYGQAAVVGLFQALALVPGFSRSGASMTAGFWMGLKHEESARFSMLLATPIIAGAGILEVPKLIKHSSHGLFVNSLIGGLFAGLFAYIAVTILMHWFKRKEINAMKPFAYYCWIVGALILLSHFI